The following DNA comes from Rhodanobacteraceae bacterium.
TCCGCGGGTGATCGCCGACGGCCGAATCGTGTTCAACCGCTGGGATCACCTGATCCGCGATCAGCAGGCCGATGCGGACCTGTTCCAGGGCGGTGGGTACGGCACCTTCACCTACGCCAGCGAAGCCGCCGATGCCGTGCGCATGCCCATCAGCGGGACCCACGAGATCTTTCCGGAGCCGCGTCAGCAGGCTTACATCAATATCCTCTATCCAGGATCGAACATGGTTCCGCACGCCATGAACCTTTTCATGCCCTGGGAACTGCGGCAGGATGGAACGACTCTGGAGACGCTGAACCATTGGGGTCGGCACGAACAGATGAGCTTTTTCGAGCGCTCGTTCAACGACGATCCGGCGCTGGTGCCGTTCAGCTTTCAGGCGCCGATGCGTCCCAATCAACATGCCACCGACAACTTTCACGACCTGCGCGAATTGCCCGGCCTGGCCAACCATTTCGTTGCCGTGCGCACGGTGGAGTTCGGCGCGCGTGGTGCTGGTCAGTTGCTGTTCCTGGACCACAGCGAGGCCGGCATGACGCCCACATTGATGCGCAGCTCGGCGGCTACCCATCCCAACACCTTTGGGTTTCGAGGCGACAACGATCCGGAGCGACCCGGCGACAGCGGACGCTACCGCGATCCGGCGCCGCTGATCGATGGTCGGCTGCTGGCGGCGCATAGCCCGGAAACCCGTGCCGAGGCCACCAGCACCAACCCGACCACCGAAGTGATCAATGGCCAGACAGTGGCGGTCAGCAACCCGAGCAATCGCTATGAGTTTCGACTGCGCCTGCTCAGCGGTACTCCCGGCGACCTGGCGGCGGCCGGACCGTTCCTGACCGGTAGTGAAGGCATACGCAAGACCACGGCTTTCTGGCGCCCTGACGATCTGGTGCGTTACACCAACGTGCGTCTGTGGGAGACCGATCCGGTTGAGTTGCGCCAGAGAACCCCGCCACCCACCACCCAGGCGCCGTCGATCGCCGCTGCCGAGCAGGCCGTGTTCGATGCTGAAGCGGTCGATCCGGTCAGCTTCCGAAGCTGGCTGGCTGAGCGCGGGCTGGGGGTGATCGTGGTCCGCAACAACACCAGCCGCGACAGCGCCGACCGACAGCAGCCCTTCAACCTGCGTGTGCCGGGTGGGGTGCAGACCACCAGCGTGAATCCGCCTGGCGCCCAGCTGTACGATATCGACAAGCTGGAAGTGCTGCAGGGTGACCTCGTGCGTGGAAAAGGCGGGATCTCCAACCCGCTGCCCGGACGGCGCGTGCTGGCGCGGCCACTCCACGACACGCCCTTTCCTGATCTGCAGGTGCCCGGATTCGCGGGCAGCTATCCGTTGGCCAGTGACGGTTCGGCAGCCATCATCGTGCCCGCGCAGCGAGCGCTGACCTGGCAAAGCTTGTCGCCGGGCGGCTTGCCCGTGGTGCGCGAGCGGGTTTGGGTGTCGCTGCAGCCGGGTGAGATCCGCGTCTGCGGTGGCTGTCACGGAGTCAACGACACCGATCAGGCCGGCAATGCCGCGGCCGGCAATTCACCGCTGGCCCTGCAGACCTTGCTGCAACATTGGAAGCAGGCCGCTGCGGACTTGTTCAACGATGGCTTTGAATAGATCAGCCTCGCGGGCAGAGCTTGATGCCATGCAGAATCGGGTCATGGGCACTCTGGATTTGCGCGGCGGATGCTTGTTGGTGTGCGGAGGATTCGACCCGCGCGGGCTGGCGGTGTGGCTTGATGGCGATGATGAGTCAATGGGTGATGTCGTGGCGGTGAGTGTCAGTCCGAGCTGGTACAAGGTCGCGGTGTCCTTGGCGTGGCGGTGCCGACGCGGGCTCGACCTGGCCGCTGTCGGTGCCAAATCCTTGCCAGAGCGAAGGCCGCCTACCCAGGGTTCGAGGCTTGGGTTGAAGCACAATGTGGATAGCGTCTTCCAACCCACGAGAATCAAATGATGGCAGACAGCCTGATTTCAGTTGACTGTTTTGGGGCGCCCGATGACGAGAGCGCAGCGGGAATCCGAGAGGCAGTCCGGCGCATGATTGCCGCCTTTGTGTTCTGGCTGTGCGAGTTTGATCGATTTGGCCCGCAGCAGCCCTCGACCAGGCGTCGTCTGATGCAGAGTCTGGCGCAGTCTGACCAGGATCCAGCAAGAATCGTGGAGGCCTTGGCCGACAGGTTGGAAGTCACAGATCTGGCGCCGGCATGGGCAGCTTTTGCTGCGCGTTACCTGCAGCCCGGGCTGGGCATGTTTGGGGACGACTACTTCCGACGATTTGTGGAAGACCCCGGAATCGACTCCTTCGCCGCCGTCCACCTGTTGTTGCGTATTGAATCCATCGCGGTTGCGCCGGGGGGCAGGCCTGTGACAACGGATCACGAGGCCGATCGCTCAGGGGCCGGTGGACGGAGGATGCCGTTGTGCTCGATCTGACTTCGCTGATGGCGGTCGCCGAGGTACTCAAATTGGTGTCCGGTTTTCCTGGCGATGCACAGTATGTGCTGCGCGAGACTGTTGCCCGGTGTGAGGGCATGCCCTTTGTACGTGTCGCCCAGGATCTCGAGATCGACGGCGACCTCCTTCTGGATTGGGATGCGCCGCCCTGGACCGAGGTCAAAGCCTGCGGGCTCCTGGTCGAAGGCAATCTCAAGGTCAGCGGACGTATCAGCAATCTGCAGCTGGAAGCGGGTCCAACCCTGGTTGTTCTCGGCAATGTGCAGGCAGATCGCATCGCACACGGTGGCGCTTCCTGGTTGATTCAGGGCACGGTACGGGTCGGTCGCAGTTTCTTCGGGGTCTACAACGACGGATATGCCTTTGTCGGAGGCGATCTGCTGGCAGAAATTGTGGTCAACGACGACCACCATCTGGAGGTGGCCGGAACCATTCAGGGTCGGAAAATTGATCGCAGCAGCGGTCACGCCTGGCTGATTGAAGGGCTGATCGATGAAGACGGTGAGGTCGATTTTGACGCGATCTGGGCGCGTGACGCACAGGGGCTGCCGATACTGCGCACGGAGCCAGGCACCATCGACATCCATGCTGCTGCAGAGGCCTTCGACAGCGAACTGCTGCTGTTGGCACTGGCCCGGGGCGCGAACCTGGAATTGCGGGACGATTTCGGAAACACGCCATTGCTGGCAGCCATGGCCGCCGGTCGCATGGAGAATGCGAGACATCTGTTGCGGGCCGGCGCAATCGTCGATGTCGTGAATGATCAGGGGGAAGGGCCAGCGCATCTCCTCGGCTATGCGCGGGACCCTGTCATCCTCGATGAAGTGCTGTCGGCAGTGTCACGGCTGGACGCGCTCGATCGGAACGGTCGATCGCCGATGATGCGGGCGATCGAACGAGAGGATCTGATCAGCGTCCAGGCATTGCTCGCGCACGGTGCGCGGCTGCCGGCACCCGACCTTCAGCAGGACGGTTATCCGTACGCAATGACGCTGGCTGAGTCCCCTCAGGCGGAACTCCTGGCATTTCTGCTGGATCAGGGCGCGAATCTGGAATGGAGCAGCAGCGACTGGCTGTCCGAGGGCCATACCCTGCTGCACGAGGCCGCCTGGCGCGGCAATCTGCGCAGCGTTCGTGCGTTGCTGGCGGCAGGGTTCTCGGTCGATGCGCGCGATGCCAAGGGCCGCACCCCGCTGCGCTTGATGCTGGATCTCGCTCCCAGGATTCTCGGCGATCAGCCCGGGCAGGCGGCGGCCATGGTGCAAGTGCTGCTGGACGCTGGTGCTGATCCGCTTGCCAGGGCCGCCGATGGCAAGGATGCGCTCGATGCGGCTGCGGCAATGACCGACGACGAGGTGCTGCGGACGGTCTACGCGGCCGCAGTCCGCGGATCGCTGGAGCCGAGCCGCAAGGTCGCCATCGCGACGCGGCTGCAGACGCAGTGATGCGTCACCCCGATCTGACACCCATCTCGCCCCCACAGTGCGGCCTGACCCGATGAAGGCCATGGAAACTGGCGTATTGATGCCTACTCTTGCAGCAACCGACGCTGAGGCAGGCACGAATCTGGTGTCAAGTTTGCTCCCCGATCAGGCGCCGGACCTGCACGGTCGACCCATCCGTTTTGTCGCTGCTGGCTGGGACAATGCCATCTATCGGCTCGGCGACGGCTTGGCGATCCGCCTGCCGCGAAAACCGATGGCCGCGGTCTTGAACAAGCGCTCGCTCTGGCAGATCAGAGGCTACGTCGAGCATGTCGCATCAAGCGCCGCCTATGCGCAAATGGCGAAGGCCGTAGGCAGGCTGGATCCGAGAAGGCGCTGAACGAATCGGAGGTGTTTGGGGAGGCTCGCGCCACCTGGTGCGTGTTCAGCCTGTGCGATTTCCACTCGTACCTGGGGCAAATCCGGCTCAGGAACCGATGTGCAACCTGCCCAGGACGACCAAAGTGCCGAGTGCGGCCGAGACGCGGAAATATGCGCCTGGCGATCTGTATTTCTTCCAGATCAGGCAAACCAGACCTGCCAGGAAGGCCCCGAGGCCATAGACGAGCGCTTCAAGAAAGTGGGGACTTGCCAAGGAAGTCACGCCCAACTGCCTGGCCTTGAATGCGAAATTGATCCAGCAAGTGCCTAGAGCCAGCACGAACCACGCAATTGCAGGGAAGCGAGAGGAGGAATGGCCGAGAACGTCTTTCATGCAGAAACCGCCTGACAGGTGTGTGGACCCTTGATCAAACGCTGCAAAGATCAATGTCGCACGCTCGGCGGTCTGAGCCTTGCTGATGGAGCTGACGTGGTGATCGTCCGCATCGGGATTTCAGCGCCGGGCCTTCCGCGCCATTGACTGGCGCGGAATTCCTGGTGCTGTCAGCGATCACACTGCGTCTTTGATGTCTTCCTTGACGTCGCCGTAGCCGGCCTGAGCCTTGCCGACGGCATTCTGCAGCTTGCCCTTGTTTTCCATGGTCTTGTCGCCGATCACCCGACCGGTGACTTCCTTGACCTTGCCTTTGATTTCCTTGACGTGTCCGTCCACCTGATCTTTGTTCATGGCTTGCTCCAGTGATTGCGTGGGTCGCGGGCGCTGCAGGTGATACACCTGTGCCCGGTGATCCGACCCTAGGCCTGCGACGGTGCGACTTCTGTACGGCGAGACACCAAGCGCTTCGAGCGCGAGGAGATTCTTTGCTACCGATGGCGGCTCGCGTTCGGACTGATATCTTTGCCGTCACCCACGTCGGCGATGCCATGACCGCGGGTTTGGAGCTGCCGGCCTTCGGCAGGTGACCCAATACCGCTCAACCGAGACCCGCCCATGTCCTACGATTTCTCGCTTCGTATTCCCGCCGACTTGCGCAAACGGGGGCGCAAGGGTGAGCCGCATCCGGATCAGCTTCGGCGCATCGCGCGGGCGCGGGAGATCTTGCAGGCTTTCGAGCCCGAGATTCGCTTTGACGACGACGATGGCATGTTCACGGCCTTCAGTGCCGAGCTCGGCGATGTCTACGTCAGCTACGATCGCATCGGGCTGGCCATGTCGATGGGTGCAGACGTCCGCACGGTCTACGCCGCAATCCACGGCTTGTTGAAGCGTTTCCACACGGAAGGCTACGAGGCTGTGGATCCACAGATCGGTGGCGCGATTTCTTATCGGGAGTCCTTTGCTGACTTCATGCGCCAGTATCGTGAGCATTTCCGCTGTCCGGATGAGGAATTCGAGCAATGGTGCAGGGGTGAGGATCCGCCGGCATGGGCAGAGCAAGGTGCGTTGCGTGAGCGCGGCGAGGCGCAGGCGTCGACGGCTTTTCCGCGCTGCGAATGGGAGCTCGGCTGGCAGCAGCTGAGGACGCATTCGGACGACGCCCTTTGGGCACACCTGCAGGACGTGACGCGGCGCGTGGACGAGCAGATTTCAGCCTTCGGCCTGGCCGACTACCTGAAGCTGCTGTCGGTCGAGGCGCAATCAGATCAGGCTGTACGCCGCGTGGATGGCAGCTACTACCCGGAATCGATGGCCACGACCTGGTTCCAGGGCTCGTTGTTTCACTACGAACAGATGGTCTTGCAGGAATTGAAGCAGCGTGGCCATGCCGCGCTGCTGCGAGATCGCCCACAACACCTGACGCTGGTCTTCGACCTCGACGCCGGGCACCCGATCAGCAACGAACACGCCGACGCCGTGCGCACGACCATGATCGACGTCATTGCCAGGCTGAAGGGCGCCGGACTGGTCCGCAGCGGCACGACCATCGGCCAGGGGAATTGCTGGAGTTACTTCATGTACGGCGACGATGTCGACGCCATTCACGAGGCGCTGGTCGAGATCTTCGCCAACCCGACGCTGTATCAGCCCACCGCCGTGGCGAAGCGCTACGGAGAACCGGGATCGCGGGAAGTCGAGTTGGCTTTCGCAGCGGTGGCTCGATAACGGTGTGCCTGAAAACTGGTGTCATCGTGTGCGACTTTCGTCGGCTCGCGAACGGGCCGTCCGCTCTTGTGGGTCCAGACTTGTCTGGACGCTTCTTCGGCGGGTCCCCAAGAGCGTCCAGACTAGTCTGGACCTACGTCAGCAAGCAGCCCGGGCTCAGCCCTGCAGCAGCCCCACCAGTTCCTCCACGCTGATCGGCTGGCTCATCTCCTGTTCGCCGAGCACGCTGTCGACCAGTTCACGCTTGGCACCGTGCAGTGACAGGATCTGCTCCTCGATGCTGCCTTTGACCACGAGCTTGTAGACCGTCACCGGGCGGGTCTGGCCGATGCGGTGGGCGCGGTCGGTGGCTTGTTGTTCCACCGCCGGGTTCCACCACGGGTCGAGGTGAATCACGTAATCGGCGGCGGTCAGATTGAGGCCGACGCCGCCGGCCTTCAGACTCAGCAGAAAGACGTCGCCCGAGCCGTTCTGGAACTCGCGCACCGCGATCTCGCGCGCCTTGATGGAGGTGCTGCCGTCCAGATACTGGTAGCTGACGCCGTGGGCGTCGAAGGCTTCGCGGACGATGGCCAGGTAGTCGGTGAACTGACTGAACACCAGGGCGCGATGGTGGTTCTCTTTCAGCTCCTGCACCAGTTCCAGCAGTTGCTCCAGTTTGGCGCCGGCCAGTTTGAATTCCGGCGCGACCAGGCGCGGATGGCAGGCGGCCCGGCGCAATCGGGTGAGTTCGGCCAACACATGGAAACGCTTGCTCTCTTCGGCGACGCCGCCTTGGGCCAGGCGCTCGACGGCCTGGCGTCGGACTGCGGCCAGCAAGGCGGCTTCTTCGGCGCCGGGTTCGACGGTGACGACGATCTCGGTACGCGGTGGCAGCTCGTCCAGTACCTGCGACTTCAGGCGGCGCAGCAGAAAGGGCCCGATCAGCCGGCGCAGGGTGTCGCGCTCGGGCGCGCGCGAATCCCGCTCCAAGGCGGCGATGAAACGCTTGGAGAAGCGGTCCTGGCTGCCGAGCAATCCTGGGTTGAGGATGCGCATCAGGCTCCAGAGCTCGCCCAGATGGTTTTCGATCGGGGTGCCGGTGGTGGCGATACGGGCATCGGCCTGGATCCGTCTCACCGCCAGCGTTCGTTGCGCCTGGGCATTCTTTACCGCCTGGGCTTCGTCGAGCACCAGCGTGGCAAAACGGATTTCGGCGAAGGCCTCGATATTGACGGTCAGCAAGCCGTAACTGACCAGCAACACCGAACCGGGCGCGAGAGCATCGAGGGCAGCGCTGCGATCGCCGTCGCCGTAGGTGATGACCTCCAGCGCCGGCGCAAATCGATTCAGTTCATTGCGCCAGTTGCTGACCACGGAGGTGGGGGCCACGACCAGCGCCGGGCCCTTGGCTGCTCTTGCCGCCAGCACTGCCAGTGCCTGGATGGTCTTGCCCAGGCCCATGTCGTCGGCCAGGCAGGCGCCGCCGCCCCAATCCGCCAGACGCATCATCCAGCGATAGCCGTCAAGCTGATAGTCGCGCAGTTCCACCTGCAGATTGCGCGGCAGCGGGTGATCCTTGGCAGCCGCGCTTTCCATCCGCTGCAACTGCTCGCGGAAGCCCTGATCAAGATCGAGTTGTGCCTCGGAATCGAGCAATGGCTGCAGTGCGGCAGCCGCTACCGGCGCCAGTTCGATGCGACCGCGGTCGTCGGCCAGTGCCCGCAGGCTGTTGAGACGGCGGGTCAGATCCTGACTCAGGGCAACGATGCGGTCGCCTTCGAGCCGCACGAAACGCCCCTGCGACGATGGTAGCGCTTCCAGCAGCGCGGCCAACGTGACCACGCTGCCGTCATCCAGCGCCAGACCGCCCTCGGCGTGGAACCAATCCTTCTGTGCCTTGACCTTGAGCTGCAGGCTGGACGCGCCATGGGTGCGGGTCATGGTCCAGCGCCGCTCCGCCGGCCAGTTCAGCGGGACTTGCTGCGGATTTTCAGACAGGGCCGACAAGATCTCCAGTGCGCTCGGCGCGTCGCTGAAATCCAGCCCCTCGACCGACTCCGCGCCGGACAATTCAGGCACGCGCTGCAACAGCGTTGCCAGGGATTGCCGCTCAGCGTCCAGATCACGGGTGCCGCGTACCGGCAGGCTCTCACGGACGCCGATCAGTTCACTGTGCCCGCTGCCCGGCAGCAGATACACGCCGAATTCACCCAGTGGCCGCACCCGCAAGCGCACGCGCAGGCCCTCGCGCAGCGGTTCGATCAGGGCATGGATGCGGTGATCGATGTCGGCCAGGGCTTCGGCATCAGGCAGACGCGCATCCACGCCCAACGTGCGGGTCAAGCCCGGCAGCAACTTGACCAGCTCGGGCATGCTGTCTTCGGGCAGATCGCCACCGTCCTCGATCAGGCGGGCGATGCGCAAATGCTGATCGGAGAAGCGGGTCAACTGCAGCCGATCATCGACCAGCGCCAGCCGCGAGGGAGACTGCGGATCGGGCTTGGGACTCAGGGCGAGCGACAGGCTTTGATCGGGGCGCCTTTCGACCGTGAGCACCGGTTTCAGCAACTCGAAGCGCAGCGCCCGCTGATCGGATTCCGCGACCAGTTCGGAGCAGCCGCCGAGCACATCGAGCACCGGACTCTCGGCCCACAGGCGCTCGGCGTAATAGTCGCAGTCTGGCGCCGACAGGGCCTTCAGCAGCAAACGATCTCCATCATTGTCCAGCGCCAGTCGGCTCATGGCCGCCTGCATCTGGGCAGGACTGCTCAGCTGCCGCCCCGGAGTCCAGCCGCTTGCCGTCTGGC
Coding sequences within:
- a CDS encoding ankyrin repeat domain-containing protein, producing MLDLTSLMAVAEVLKLVSGFPGDAQYVLRETVARCEGMPFVRVAQDLEIDGDLLLDWDAPPWTEVKACGLLVEGNLKVSGRISNLQLEAGPTLVVLGNVQADRIAHGGASWLIQGTVRVGRSFFGVYNDGYAFVGGDLLAEIVVNDDHHLEVAGTIQGRKIDRSSGHAWLIEGLIDEDGEVDFDAIWARDAQGLPILRTEPGTIDIHAAAEAFDSELLLLALARGANLELRDDFGNTPLLAAMAAGRMENARHLLRAGAIVDVVNDQGEGPAHLLGYARDPVILDEVLSAVSRLDALDRNGRSPMMRAIEREDLISVQALLAHGARLPAPDLQQDGYPYAMTLAESPQAELLAFLLDQGANLEWSSSDWLSEGHTLLHEAAWRGNLRSVRALLAAGFSVDARDAKGRTPLRLMLDLAPRILGDQPGQAAAMVQVLLDAGADPLARAADGKDALDAAAAMTDDEVLRTVYAAAVRGSLEPSRKVAIATRLQTQ
- a CDS encoding CsbD family protein; this encodes MNKDQVDGHVKEIKGKVKEVTGRVIGDKTMENKGKLQNAVGKAQAGYGDVKEDIKDAV
- a CDS encoding DEAD/DEAH box helicase is translated as MSKDAANREMRILASATPRALALMELLALRPDGTTLNLLGLLYGFAGYEIGAAGLSPEVVRVSLMPVAGLLGEPIHQGYQRLRTPALRRHLLDSFQDSNRAALWRKTCEQIGERVRKIGYFHRPQAQAFALRALMLAGVSPQQISRALLDGPSGESLDWYEAQRDVMPSPVVLERLLRLDPELALRQIAHLLYVRSNSPLPDMPELFDAAIPLMPRCDIGEVPMRAIAMAAWIAGRGDVLAAVPDSAVFARRDLALLDLAVGSHRPEAVVAFVRAAGKKPSKKAPSEFACAEPWLELPGALARLALLASGNTDDRALLERMLRKLWKDQLGQQTDRWIDNALQCQLRGQTWSSPRMAESAVGEPQAKLNVSSTLVLLLLAHWNGTPLDPVVSKTVDHSLAHFQALQLKPLVDLLAPIRDRAASAGPALWLQQQRPWQRLLSALDELSRAADKSEQKSASASKCSRIRVMIGELNPYGHHVQIRFLEQRQTASGWTPGRQLSSPAQMQAAMSRLALDNDGDRLLLKALSAPDCDYYAERLWAESPVLDVLGGCSELVAESDQRALRFELLKPVLTVERRPDQSLSLALSPKPDPQSPSRLALVDDRLQLTRFSDQHLRIARLIEDGGDLPEDSMPELVKLLPGLTRTLGVDARLPDAEALADIDHRIHALIEPLREGLRVRLRVRPLGEFGVYLLPGSGHSELIGVRESLPVRGTRDLDAERQSLATLLQRVPELSGAESVEGLDFSDAPSALEILSALSENPQQVPLNWPAERRWTMTRTHGASSLQLKVKAQKDWFHAEGGLALDDGSVVTLAALLEALPSSQGRFVRLEGDRIVALSQDLTRRLNSLRALADDRGRIELAPVAAAALQPLLDSEAQLDLDQGFREQLQRMESAAAKDHPLPRNLQVELRDYQLDGYRWMMRLADWGGGACLADDMGLGKTIQALAVLAARAAKGPALVVAPTSVVSNWRNELNRFAPALEVITYGDGDRSAALDALAPGSVLLVSYGLLTVNIEAFAEIRFATLVLDEAQAVKNAQAQRTLAVRRIQADARIATTGTPIENHLGELWSLMRILNPGLLGSQDRFSKRFIAALERDSRAPERDTLRRLIGPFLLRRLKSQVLDELPPRTEIVVTVEPGAEEAALLAAVRRQAVERLAQGGVAEESKRFHVLAELTRLRRAACHPRLVAPEFKLAGAKLEQLLELVQELKENHHRALVFSQFTDYLAIVREAFDAHGVSYQYLDGSTSIKAREIAVREFQNGSGDVFLLSLKAGGVGLNLTAADYVIHLDPWWNPAVEQQATDRAHRIGQTRPVTVYKLVVKGSIEEQILSLHGAKRELVDSVLGEQEMSQPISVEELVGLLQG